GGTCGCCGGTCGAGATAGCTCGTCAGGTTCAGGATCTTTGCCGCGTTGTCGACGCGGCGGTCGATCTCGGCCTGCTCCATCTTCGCCATCTTGAGCGGGAAGGCGATGTTCTTCCTGACCGTCATGTGCGGATAGAGCGCATAGCTCTGGAACACCATGGCGAGGCCGCGCCTTGCTGGCGGCATCTCGGTCGCGTTGCGTCCGTCGATCAGGATATCGCCGCCCGAGACATCCTCGAGCCCCGCGATCAGCCGCAGTAGCGTGGACTTGCCGCAGCCCGAGGGACCGACGAAGACCACGAATTCGCCATCCTCGATGTCGAGATCGAGCGAGGGGATGACGATTGCCTCGCCGAACCGCTTCTGGACGTTGCGCAGGGTTATCTTGCCCATGGGAGCCTCATTTTGCCGCGCCGCCCCCTCACTTCACTGCACCGAAGGTCAGGCCGCGGACGAGTTGCTTCTGGCTGAACCAGCCGAGGATCAGGATCGGCGCGATGGCCATGGTCGAGGCGGCCGATAGCTTGGCGTAGAACAGGCCCTCCGGACTCGAATAGCTCGCGATGAACTGGGTGAGGGGGGCGGCCTTCGACGTCGTCAGCTGCAGCGTCCAGAACGCCTCGTTCCAGGCGAGGATGACGTTCAGAAGCAGCGTGGAAGCGATACCCGGCACGGCCATGGGCGTCAGGATGTAGAGGATCTCGGAACGAAGCGTCGCGCCGTCCATGCGCGCCGCCTCCAGGATCTCGCCCGGGATCTCCTTGAAGTAGGTGTAGAGCATCCAGATCACGATCGGCAGGTTGATGAGCGTGAGGATGCCCACGAGGCCCACGCGGGTGTCGAGCAGCCCGGTATCCCGGAACAGCAGATACATCGGGACGAGCACGCCCACCGCGGGCATCATCTTGGTGGAGAGCATCCACATCAGCACGTCCTTGGTCCGCTTGCCCGGCACGAAGGCCATGGCCCAGGCGGCCGGGATCGCGATGAGCAGCGCCACAAGGGTCGAGCCCAGCGAGATGATGACCGAGTTCATGAAGTGGCGCGCGTAGTTCGACCGCTCTTGCACCTCGTGATAACTCGCGAAGGTCCAGTCGGAGGCGAGCATGGAGAACGGCGCCTTGATGGCGTCGCCCTCGGTCTTGAAGCTCATCAGCACGGTCCAGAGGATCGGGAAGAAGATCAGGAACCCGACGGTCCAGGCGGCGGCAGTGACGAGGGCGGTGCGCCCGGTGGTGATGCGGCGTGACATGTCAGGCGTCCAGGTTCTTGCCGATCATGCGCATCAGGAAGATGGCAACGATGTTGGCGAGGATGACCGCGATGATCCCGCCTGCCGAGCCGCCGCCCACGTCGTAGTTCAGCAGCGACTGCGCATAGACGAGATAGGTGATGTTGGTGGAGGCCGTGCCGGGCCCGCCGTTCGTCGTCACGAGGATCTCGGCGAAGACGCCCAGCAGGAAGATGGTCTGGATCAGCACCACGACGGTGATCGCCCGCGTCAGGTGCGGCAGGGTGATGTAGACGAAGCGCGACCAGGCCGAGGCTCCGTCCATTTCGGCGGCCTCCATCTGCTCGCGGTCCAGCGACTGCAGCGCGGTCAGCAGGATGAGCGTCGCGAAGGGCAGCCACTGCCAGGCCACGATGCCGATGATCGACGCCAGAGGCGCATGGGCGAGGAAGTCGAAGGGCTGCAGTCCCATCGACTTGGCGACATGGGCGAACATGCCGTTCACCGGGTTCATGAACATGTTCTTCCAGACCAGCGCCGAGACGGTCGGCATCACGAAGAACGGCGCGATCACCAGGATCCGCACGATCCCCTGGCCCCACATCGGCTGGTCCAGCAGCAGCGCCAGAAGGATGCCGCCGACCACGGTGATCACCAGCACCCCCCCGACCAGCAGGATCGTGTTGGTCAGCGCCGCGAAGAAGGCGGGATCGGTCAGGAAGTAATAGTAATTGTCCCAGCCGGCGAAGCTTTCCATCCCCGGCATGAGGAGATTGTAGCGAAGGAAGCTGAAATAGAGCGTCATCGACAGCGGGACGATCATCCACAGGAAGAGAAGGATGACCGCCGGGGATATCATCAGACGCGCCGCAGTCCTGGAATGCTCGGTCGCCATGGAAGCCTCGGGGGCTGGAGCTGTTCGGAAGGAAAAGAACGCGGGCCGGAGTTCGGTTCCGGCCCGCGTGAGCAGTCAGCTCACTTGATGTAGCCGGCGCGCGTCATCTCGCGCGTCGTGAACTGCTGGGCGGCCGCAAGGGCCTGGTCTGCCGACATGGAACCCGCAAGAGCGGCCGAGAACTGCTGGCCGACGGCCGTGCCGATGCCCTGGAATTCGGGGATCGCCACGAACTGCACGCCGACATAGGGCACCTCGTCCACCGTGGGCCGGGTCGGATCGGCGGCGTTGATGCTTTCCAGCGTCATCTTGGCGAAGGGCACCTTGGCGTATTCCGGGTTCTCGTAGAGCGAGGTGCGGGTGCCCGGAGGCACGTTCGCCCAGCCCTCCTTGGAGGCCACAAGCTCGGCATATTCCTTCGAGGTCGCCCAGGCGATGAAGGTCTTGGCCGCCTCGATCTTCTGCGAGCCTGCCGGCACCGCAAGGTTCCAGGCCCAGAGCCAGTTGGCCCGCTTGCCCTTGCCGGTGTCCGGGGCAAGCGCGAAGCCCACCTTGTCGGCCACGGTCGAGGCCTTGGGATCGGTCACGAAGGACGCAGCCACCGTGGCGTCGATCCACATGCCGCACTTGCCCTGCTGGAAGAGCGCGAGGTTCTCGTTGAAGCCGTTGTTCGACGCGCCGGGCGGGCCGTAGTTCGTCATCATCTCAAGGTAGTCGGTCAGCGTGGCCTTCCAGGCCTCGCTGTCGAACTGGGGTTTCCAGTCCATGTCGAACCACTTCGCGCCGTAGCTGTTGGCCATGGCCGAGAGGAACGCCATATTCTCGCCCCAGCCAGCCTTGCCGCGCAGGCAGATGCCGTAGATCTCGGCATCCTTGTCGGTCATCTTGGCCGCGGCTTCCTTCACGAACTCCCAGGTGGGGGCGTCGGGCATGGTCAGCCCGGCCTTCTCCATCAGGTCCGTGCGATACATGATCATCGAGCTTTCGCCGTAGAAGGGCGCGGCATAAAGTTCGCCATCCACGGTCAGACCGTTGCGGATCGCCGGCAGAATGTCGTCGACGTCATATTCCGCCGGCAGGTCGTTGAGGCTGACGAGCCAGCCCTGCTTGCCCCAGATCGGAACCTCGTAGGTGCCGATGGTCAGCACGTCGAACTGCCCACCCTTGGTGGCGATGTCGGTCGTCACCTTCTGGCGCAGCACGTTCTCTTCCAGCGTGACCCACTCGACCTGGATGTCCGGGTTCTTGGCGTTGAACTCGGCCATCAGGCCCTGCATGCGGATCATGTCGCCGTTGTTCACGGTTGCGACGGTGATGGTTTCGGCGCCTGCAGCCGTCGAGATCGCAGCCACGGCGCACGCGCCCATCAGGGCGCGAAATCTGTCGGTCATCGGTGTCCTCCCTGGCCGCGCGCGTGAGCAATAGTTCGTGCGGCGAATAATTACTCACCGAGGCGCGGCAATGTGTCAATGATTTTCTGCCGCGGTTCTGTGCGAGGTCAGGCCAGAAGTGCCCGCGCCGTAAGCTCATCGGTAATCAGGCCGTTGAAAAGGTTGCCCTTCAGCCCGGCGGCAAGGGCGGCCAGCTTGCGGCGCCCGCCGGCAATGGCGATCACGGCCCGGTCGTCGGCCACATTCACGCGCACGCCCGCCACGCGCTGGTTGATGCTGGTCTCGAGATAGCGCCCGGCCGAGTCGTAGACCCAGCCCGCCACTTCCCCCACCGCGCCCAGGTCCTGCATCTCGCGCAGCTCGGCCTCGGTGATGAACCCGTCCTTCAGCAGGGGGGCGTCCTCGCCCATCTGGCCCACGCCCACGAAGGTCACGCCCGCGTTCCGCGCCAGCCGCAGCACCGACTGCACGGGCTTGAGCGAGTGGAACAGCTCGCGCTCCTCGGCGGTCTGGGCGATCACCGGCATAGGCATGGGATAATGCGGCGCGCGGATGCGGTCGGCGATCCGGAAGATCACGTCGTAATAGCTCGCCGAGCCGTCGGCCGAGATGTTGCCGTTCAGCGAGACGATCTTGTGATGCTCGCAGACCATCGAGGTCATCTCCTCGACGGTGGCGCGCAGGCTGCGGCCGGTGCCGAAGGCCACCACGGTGGGCTTTTCCGAGCGCAGCACCCGCTCGATCTCGGCGGCGGCGGTCGGCGCGATCGATGGCAGGGGATCGACCTCTGCCCCAAGGCTTGGCGCGACGCGGGCGAGCTTCAGGCCGAAGCGGCGGATCAGCGCCGCCTCGAGATCAAGGCAGGCCGACACCCGGTGTTCGAGTCGCACATGGATCAGCCGCTCTGATATCGCGCGGCTGACCAGCCGCTGCGCCCGCTGGCGCGAGGTTCCCAGCTCGCGCGCGATCTGGTCCTGCGTCAGCCCCGCCACGTAATAGAGCCAGCCCGCCCGCGCGGCGTCATCGAGCGGTGTGGGCTCGGAATCCGGACGGTCGATCATGGCTGGACCCCGCAACAGGTGCGGCGCAATCCGGGTGCGCCGTCGTAGAACCGGGCAAAGGAGTCGAAGTGACGGTGTGGCCGGGCCTCGGGCGGCTCGGCGCTTAAGGCGCCCCGGAAATGGCTGCCGCCGGTGAAGCGCCAGACCTGCATGCCCGCGCGCCGGGCGGCGATCACGCCGGCCTCGGTGTCCTCGATCACCAGGCAGCGCTCGGGTCTGACGCCCATGGTGCTCGCCGCCAGCAGGAACAGGTCGGGCTCGGGCTTGCCGCGCGCCACCTCGGCCGCGGTGAAGCACCGGCCGGCAAACAGCCCCGCAAGCCCGGTGATCTCGAGGGACCGGGCAAGGCGCTCGGGCGCGCTGGAGGTGGCGAGGCAGCAGGGCACGCCAAGCCCGCGCACCGCCTCGGCCGCGCCGGGCATCGCGCGAAGGTCGCGGTCGAAGACCTCGACCAGCCGCGTCCGGGCCTCGGCCTCGAAGGCGGCCGGGAGGATCACGCCGAACTGGCGTTCGACCACCTGCTGCACGACCGAGAAGCTGCGGCCGAGGAACCTGTCATGGACGAAGTCCTCGTCGACCTCCACGCCGACGCGGCGAAGCTCCTCGATCAGCGTCCTCACGGCGAGGACCTCCGAATCGACCAGAACCCCGTCGCAGTCGAAGATGACAAGCCCGATATCCATGCGCCGACCCTAGGCGAGCGCGGCTTGCGGAGTAAAGCGGCAAGATCGGCGGATCCGGCCCCTCCGAAAGGCGCGATCTGCGGGCGCGGCCGTGCGGTGCGGGAACAAATCCCGGCGGTGCCTGTTCGGGACCCGGCTTGGTCGCAGGCAAGCGGCCGAACATCGCGCCAACATGAAGGAGACAGTCTATGGCCTTGTTCTCGAAAGACATCCAGTCGATGGACGATCTTTACACCCACATGCTGCAGGACATCTACTACGCCGAGATGCAGATCGAGAAGGCTCTGCCGAAGATGATCGCGAAGGCGAGCGATGCCGCGCTCCGGCAGGGGTTCGAAAGCCATCTGGTCGAGACCCGCGGCCATGTGGAGCGGCTGGAGCAGGTGTTCTCGCTGCTCGGCCAGACGCCGAAGGGCGCGACCTGCCCGGCGATCGACGGCATCATCCAGGAAGCCAATGACGTGGCTGGCGACATCGCCGATGCCAATGTGCTCGATGCCGCGCTCGCTGCGGCGGCGCAGGCGGTGGAGCATTACGAGATGACGCGCTACGGCACGCTCATCGCCTGGTCGAAGGAACTGGGGCGCAGTGACGTGGCGCAGATCCTTGATCAGACGCTGACCGAGGAAAAGGCCGCCGACATGAAGCTGACGCAACTGGCGGAAGCCCGGCTGAACCGGGCCGCCTGACATCGGCGAAAAACCGGGTGGGCTGAACCGGAAGGACCCGAAACGGGCAAGTCCCGGGCCGGGCCGGCGGCTCATCAGGATCTGGAAAAGGGCGGCCGCCTGCGGGTGGTCGCCCTTTTCCCTACGGCGGCCGCAAGTCGCATCGGAGGCGTTCCGGCCGCACGGACCGGCGGAGCCGTTCCGGGCGGCCGCCGTGTCGCGGCTCCCTGCGCGCACGAGGCCGCTTTTCCGCATGTTGAACAGGAGCATGCCGTCGGCGGGCCCCTAAACGCGAGGCCGGCCCGGCGCTCCCGCGGTGGGCCAGAAGCGCTCGGGCCTTTACGCGCGCGAGGCCGGTGCCTCGCGCTGTCGCGGCATCGGATCGCGGTCGGGCAGGGGCATCGCGTCCACCCCCTCGCGCAGAAGGGCCGCGGCGTGGAAATAGACCAGCGCCCGCTCGCCCGACTTCGCCGCCAGCCAGCGCTCGGTGGAGAAGCGGCCCTCGATCACGAAGGGCTCCGCAGCCGAGCGCAGAAGCGCGGCGGGCGCCGTCGCGTCGTCGGTGGCGCCAAAATACTCCACCAGAAGGCCCGCCCGCACCTGCATGCCGCCGGTGACGCGCAGCGTGTGTCCCATCAGGTCGAAAGGCCGGGTCGGCAGGCCGCCGTCGCCGTGCTCGGCCACGCGCCGGGCAAAGATGGTCTGGTAGAGCGCGCAGAGGCAGATGAAGGCCTTGTCGCGCGCCTCGGCCTCGTCCCGGACGAAGGCGGGCAGCGAGGGAAACACCGCCTCGGTCTCCACCCCGTCGAGCAGGATGTCCACGATCCAGCCCTTTCCGGCCGGCATCAGGATCACCGCGCGGATGCGGCCTTCCTCGAGCGAGCCCGCCTCCTCGCGCACATAGGCGGTGGGGGGGAACCAGCGATTGTCGAGCAGGTAGTTGCTTCCCGCGCGCCTGCGCGCTTCGCCCGCCATTCCCGCAAGACACGCCGCGCCGTTGTCGAGTTCCACCGCGCTGTAGCCCATCACCGCTCCCTCCGCCGTTGCGGCGAGCCTTGCAAGAAGCGGGCCAGAGCCGTCAGATGATGCCGAGATTGCGCGCCGTCACCACCGCCTGCGTGCGGTTCGTCGCGCCGAGCTTCTTGCAGATCGACTTGACGTGCATCTTTATCGTGGGCTCGGCAAGGTTGAGGCCGTGCGCGATCTCCTTGTTCTGGCGGCCTTCCGCCAGATAGGACATCACCAGCATCTCCTTCTCGGTCAGGCGTCCGCCCGAGGTGTCGCCGGTCTGCCGCCGGTCGCGCGCCAGTTCGAGCGGCAGGTAGTGCTCGCCCGCGTACATGAAGCGGATGGCGTTGCCGAGGCTGCGCACCGGCGTGGTCTTCAGCACGATGCCCGAGGCGCCGGCGGCAAGGATCTCGTCCACCATGCGCGGGGTCGGATTCGAGGTCAGGATCGCCACCGGCTTGCCGGCGCTGAGCTTGATCGCCCGTGTCAACCCGGCCACGCCGTTCATGCCCGGCATGTTCAGGTCGAGCAGGGTGACGTCGAACGGGCCGTGCTCCCGGATGCGCTCCAGCGCCTCATCGAGGCTCTTGGCGGTCTTGACGGTCATCTCGGACGAGGCGGTCAGAAAGAGCGAGAACATCTCGACGACCATCTCGTGATCGTCCGCGATGAGAACGCTGAGCTTCTGAGGCATCTGGGTCATGGTCGGCTCGCTTCTGGCTTCCTCGCAGGCTTGCGGGGCGGTTCATTCATTCGAAGGAAGGTCCTCCAAAGTGAGGAACCAGCATCTCTAGGTTGCACACATCCGAAAAATTTGGGAAGAGACAAGTGGAATAGCAGCGATGCAGCCTCCCGCGCTCCCATCCTGACGATGGTCTGGCGAGGATATATCCGAAAGTATGTAAGCGCATGCTTAAGCCCTGATGTCTCGTTCAGGAAGCTCTGCTATTCGTTCCAGCCGAGACGTTCGTCGGAAGGGAGTCCAGACATGTCCGGCATTGCGAAGGGTTTCGTGACCGTCGGGCGTCGCGTCGGTGCCGCGGCGGGCCTTGTGGTCGCGCTGGCACTGCCGGCCCTGGCGCAGGACCTTTCCCCGCCCTCGGGCCAGCCCGTCCTGACCGTGGATGGCCCGATCCAGGTGACGAATGTGGCGGGCAAGGCGGTCTTCGACATGCGGATGCTGCAGGACATGCCGAAGATGAGCTACCGCACCAGCACGGTCTGGACGGACGGCGTGCTGGAGTTCACGGGCGTGCCGCTCAAGGCGCTGCTGGACCGGCTCGGCGCGGCCGAAGGGGTGTCGGTCTCGGCGAAGGCGATCAACGACTATGCCGTGGAGATCCCGGCCGACGCGATCACCGACGAGGCGCCGATCATCGCCTATCACATTGAAGGAGAGGAGTTTTCCCGTCGCGAGAAGGGTCCGCTGTGGGTCCTCTTCCCCTATGATGCGGACGAGAAGTATCGCACCGAGGTCACCTACGGGCGAAGCATCTGGCAACTCGACAGGCTGACCGTCTCGCAATGAACAGGGGGTCCCGACAACCGGGACAGGCCGAGCGGGAAACCGAAGTCAAGGCCATGTTCTCCGAAGCGCGCGACCACGCGCCCGGCGGGATATTCGAACGCTGGACCCGGCTGATCCTCGTCCTGGCGGTTGGTGTCTCGGCGCTGATCGGCGCCTTCTTCATCTTCTCCGACATCGACCACCAGCTCGAGGCGAACCGGGTCGCCCATCTCGACAACCGGACCTGGGTGCTCGCCCAGCTCGAGGTGGACGTGCTGAACTTCGCCTCGGCGGTGCAGATGGCGCAGCTGCACGGCGACGATCCGTCGCGACTCGATGCCCTGCGCCAGAAGTTCGACATCCTCTACAGCCGGGTGGACATCGTCCGCGATTCCGAGCCCGACACGATCGCCAAGCTCGCTTCCGAAGTGCTGCCGCGATTCGACCGCAAGCGCGGGTTCTTCGACCGGTGGATCCCGCTGATGGACGGCCCGGACGACCAGCTTCGCGCCGCCCTGCCGCGCCTGATCGCCGAGCTGGACGTCGAGACCGCCGTCGTGCGGGCCGGCGTGGTCGAGACGCTGAGCGACATCATGACGATGTCGGATTCGCACCGGGCAAACCTTCGCAACTCGTTGCAGACCTTCGCGCTTGCCTCGCTCGGCCTGCTGGCGCTGATGGCGATCCTGATCGTCATCGTGATCGTCCAGAGCAATGCGCGGCGCAGGCGCGGCGTGCTGCTGGAACGCTCCGTGCACAACCTGCGCGCGACCATCGAGTCCTCGCTCGATGCGGTGGTGGTGCTCGACCACATGGGTCGCGTGGTCGAATGCAACAAGTCGGCGCTGGACATGTTCCGCTGGCAGGACGATGCCGCGCGGGGCGCGAATTTCGTGGACTACATCCGGACCGACGACGCCGACGGCCTGCTGCGGCCGCAGCGGCGCGACGACGACGGCGACAGCGTGCCCTCGGGCACGGATGGGCGCATCACCATGATGGCGCAGCGCACCGACGGCTCGACCTTTCCGGTCGAAGTCAGCGTCGCCGAGGCGCAGGGCGCCTCGAAGGATCCGTTCTTCATCGCCTTCATCCGCGACATCTCGGAACGGCTGGAGCGCGAGGAGAGCCTGAAGAAGGCGCGCAACGACGCGCTGAAGGGCGAAGAGGCCAAGTCGCGCTTCCTTGCCGTGATGAGCCACGAGATGCGCACCCCTCTGAACGGGCTGATGGCGGCCTCGGACCTGCTGCAGACCTCGACCGAGCTGACCGAGCGGCAGCGCTGGCTGACCGACATCGTGGTCGGATGCGGCTCGGCGGCGCTCGATCAGGTGAACAACGTGCTCGAGCTCACCCGGCTGTCGGACCGCGACGGGGCGAGCTATTCCCGTTCGGTCTTCTCGCCGGTCGAGGTGATCGAGGGGCTGATCCGGCAGAACCAGCCGCAGGCGGCCAAGCGCGGGAACCGGCTCTGGTTCGCACCCCCGAAGGAGCCGCTGCCGCGGGTGATCGCGCAACGCCACCTGTTCCTGCGCGTCATGTACAACCTGATCGGCAATGCGATCAAGTTCACCGACAACGGCAAGATCTCGGTGGAGATGCTGTCGCGGCCGGGCGACGCGCCGGGCACGCTCGATCTGTGCATCCATGTGAATGACACCGGCATCGGCATCGCCGAAGAGCATCTGGAGACGATCTTCCGGAACTTCGAGACGCTCGACTCATCCTATGGCCGGATCCGCGAGGGCACGGGCCTCGGCCTTGGCATCGCGAAGCTCGCGGCCGAGACGATGGGCGGGCGCATCACCGTGCAGAGCAAGCTCGGCCTCGGCTCGGTCTTCACGCTGCACGTGTCCATGCCGGTCGCCGATGACGCGGAGGCCAGCGAGGACGAGCCGGACGAGGACGGCCTGCTGGTCAATGCGCAGGCCCGGTCGATCCTCGTGGCCGAGGACAATGCCATCAACCGCCAGCTTCTTGCCGAGATCCTGACCATGGCGGGCCACGAGGTCACGCTGGCCGAGGACGGGGCCGAAGCGGCGGAGGCTGCCACCGCACGGCGGTTCGACCTGATCCTGATGGACGTGAGCATGCCGCGCGTCGACGGGCTCGAGGCGACGCGGATGATCCGGCAGGGCGGGGCGTCGGCGCAGACGCCGATCGTCGGCGCGACCGCCCATGCCGATCCGGACCGCGTGCCGGAGTTTCTCGCCGCCGGCATGAACGATGTGCTGGTCAAGCCGATTACCCGGGTCGCGCTGTTCCGCGCGATCCAGATGCACACGGGTGACATCGAGGAGGCCGGAATGCTGGCGGAAGACGATACGACAGCGGAGGGTCTGCCGCTGATCGACCACGACCTGCGCGCCGACCTGATCGGCAACCTGGGGCATGACTACATCGCCGGCATGATCGACCGCGTGATGAACGAGGCGGGAGCGGCGCTGGCCGAGATGCGCCGGCTGCACGCGGCGGGCGAGCATGGCGCGGCCGCCAAGGTTGCGCATCGGACGGCGGGTGCCGCGGCCGCGGTGGGGCTCGTCGCGCTGCACCGCACCCTGTCGGGCTACGAGACGGCGACTGACAGCGCCGATACGGAAGCCGCCGGGGCGGCGCTGGAAAGCCTGCCGGAGACGCTCGAACGCACCGCCGCCGCGCTGCAGGCCGACGCGGCCTGAGCCGCCACACCCGGCCGTTCCCGCCTCACACC
This portion of the Rhodobacter sp. CZR27 genome encodes:
- a CDS encoding carbohydrate ABC transporter permease, whose translation is MSRRITTGRTALVTAAAWTVGFLIFFPILWTVLMSFKTEGDAIKAPFSMLASDWTFASYHEVQERSNYARHFMNSVIISLGSTLVALLIAIPAAWAMAFVPGKRTKDVLMWMLSTKMMPAVGVLVPMYLLFRDTGLLDTRVGLVGILTLINLPIVIWMLYTYFKEIPGEILEAARMDGATLRSEILYILTPMAVPGIASTLLLNVILAWNEAFWTLQLTTSKAAPLTQFIASYSSPEGLFYAKLSAASTMAIAPILILGWFSQKQLVRGLTFGAVK
- a CDS encoding carbohydrate ABC transporter permease; this translates as MATEHSRTAARLMISPAVILLFLWMIVPLSMTLYFSFLRYNLLMPGMESFAGWDNYYYFLTDPAFFAALTNTILLVGGVLVITVVGGILLALLLDQPMWGQGIVRILVIAPFFVMPTVSALVWKNMFMNPVNGMFAHVAKSMGLQPFDFLAHAPLASIIGIVAWQWLPFATLILLTALQSLDREQMEAAEMDGASAWSRFVYITLPHLTRAITVVVLIQTIFLLGVFAEILVTTNGGPGTASTNITYLVYAQSLLNYDVGGGSAGGIIAVILANIVAIFLMRMIGKNLDA
- a CDS encoding sugar ABC transporter substrate-binding protein, with amino-acid sequence MTDRFRALMGACAVAAISTAAGAETITVATVNNGDMIRMQGLMAEFNAKNPDIQVEWVTLEENVLRQKVTTDIATKGGQFDVLTIGTYEVPIWGKQGWLVSLNDLPAEYDVDDILPAIRNGLTVDGELYAAPFYGESSMIMYRTDLMEKAGLTMPDAPTWEFVKEAAAKMTDKDAEIYGICLRGKAGWGENMAFLSAMANSYGAKWFDMDWKPQFDSEAWKATLTDYLEMMTNYGPPGASNNGFNENLALFQQGKCGMWIDATVAASFVTDPKASTVADKVGFALAPDTGKGKRANWLWAWNLAVPAGSQKIEAAKTFIAWATSKEYAELVASKEGWANVPPGTRTSLYENPEYAKVPFAKMTLESINAADPTRPTVDEVPYVGVQFVAIPEFQGIGTAVGQQFSAALAGSMSADQALAAAQQFTTREMTRAGYIK
- a CDS encoding sugar-binding transcriptional regulator, whose product is MIDRPDSEPTPLDDAARAGWLYYVAGLTQDQIARELGTSRQRAQRLVSRAISERLIHVRLEHRVSACLDLEAALIRRFGLKLARVAPSLGAEVDPLPSIAPTAAAEIERVLRSEKPTVVAFGTGRSLRATVEEMTSMVCEHHKIVSLNGNISADGSASYYDVIFRIADRIRAPHYPMPMPVIAQTAEERELFHSLKPVQSVLRLARNAGVTFVGVGQMGEDAPLLKDGFITEAELREMQDLGAVGEVAGWVYDSAGRYLETSINQRVAGVRVNVADDRAVIAIAGGRRKLAALAAGLKGNLFNGLITDELTARALLA
- a CDS encoding HAD family phosphatase; this encodes MDIGLVIFDCDGVLVDSEVLAVRTLIEELRRVGVEVDEDFVHDRFLGRSFSVVQQVVERQFGVILPAAFEAEARTRLVEVFDRDLRAMPGAAEAVRGLGVPCCLATSSAPERLARSLEITGLAGLFAGRCFTAAEVARGKPEPDLFLLAASTMGVRPERCLVIEDTEAGVIAARRAGMQVWRFTGGSHFRGALSAEPPEARPHRHFDSFARFYDGAPGLRRTCCGVQP
- a CDS encoding ferritin-like domain-containing protein; this encodes MALFSKDIQSMDDLYTHMLQDIYYAEMQIEKALPKMIAKASDAALRQGFESHLVETRGHVERLEQVFSLLGQTPKGATCPAIDGIIQEANDVAGDIADANVLDAALAAAAQAVEHYEMTRYGTLIAWSKELGRSDVAQILDQTLTEEKAADMKLTQLAEARLNRAA
- a CDS encoding response regulator transcription factor, which codes for MTQMPQKLSVLIADDHEMVVEMFSLFLTASSEMTVKTAKSLDEALERIREHGPFDVTLLDLNMPGMNGVAGLTRAIKLSAGKPVAILTSNPTPRMVDEILAAGASGIVLKTTPVRSLGNAIRFMYAGEHYLPLELARDRRQTGDTSGGRLTEKEMLVMSYLAEGRQNKEIAHGLNLAEPTIKMHVKSICKKLGATNRTQAVVTARNLGII
- a CDS encoding molybdopterin-dependent oxidoreductase; this encodes MSGIAKGFVTVGRRVGAAAGLVVALALPALAQDLSPPSGQPVLTVDGPIQVTNVAGKAVFDMRMLQDMPKMSYRTSTVWTDGVLEFTGVPLKALLDRLGAAEGVSVSAKAINDYAVEIPADAITDEAPIIAYHIEGEEFSRREKGPLWVLFPYDADEKYRTEVTYGRSIWQLDRLTVSQ
- a CDS encoding response regulator, which encodes MFSEARDHAPGGIFERWTRLILVLAVGVSALIGAFFIFSDIDHQLEANRVAHLDNRTWVLAQLEVDVLNFASAVQMAQLHGDDPSRLDALRQKFDILYSRVDIVRDSEPDTIAKLASEVLPRFDRKRGFFDRWIPLMDGPDDQLRAALPRLIAELDVETAVVRAGVVETLSDIMTMSDSHRANLRNSLQTFALASLGLLALMAILIVIVIVQSNARRRRGVLLERSVHNLRATIESSLDAVVVLDHMGRVVECNKSALDMFRWQDDAARGANFVDYIRTDDADGLLRPQRRDDDGDSVPSGTDGRITMMAQRTDGSTFPVEVSVAEAQGASKDPFFIAFIRDISERLEREESLKKARNDALKGEEAKSRFLAVMSHEMRTPLNGLMAASDLLQTSTELTERQRWLTDIVVGCGSAALDQVNNVLELTRLSDRDGASYSRSVFSPVEVIEGLIRQNQPQAAKRGNRLWFAPPKEPLPRVIAQRHLFLRVMYNLIGNAIKFTDNGKISVEMLSRPGDAPGTLDLCIHVNDTGIGIAEEHLETIFRNFETLDSSYGRIREGTGLGLGIAKLAAETMGGRITVQSKLGLGSVFTLHVSMPVADDAEASEDEPDEDGLLVNAQARSILVAEDNAINRQLLAEILTMAGHEVTLAEDGAEAAEAATARRFDLILMDVSMPRVDGLEATRMIRQGGASAQTPIVGATAHADPDRVPEFLAAGMNDVLVKPITRVALFRAIQMHTGDIEEAGMLAEDDTTAEGLPLIDHDLRADLIGNLGHDYIAGMIDRVMNEAGAALAEMRRLHAAGEHGAAAKVAHRTAGAAAAVGLVALHRTLSGYETATDSADTEAAGAALESLPETLERTAAALQADAA